In a single window of the Leptolyngbyaceae cyanobacterium genome:
- a CDS encoding polysaccharide biosynthesis tyrosine autokinase has translation MSSPIVKRYLIAFDQHKWKGVTACIMILAGSAFLALQPPPPDQYEASGALTYTQPPVFFSKTGTDIQQQAQTMNVDLFVNEDVIKKAAEKAKVNVRKVAKGVTVKLPKPALKGEPPPPPIFTILFTDENESKAAQVVNTVMEGMIERSRLVNVSRLTSIKDEIKKRLPAAEKELRITEVELQNYTKREGPVLLAAENGSLIKGITTTQDQQRQVDFQLQGITQQIISLQQRLGLNPDQAYASSALSADPIIANLRIQIYQTESQLEILKKDLRAEHPNVVALVKQKQAYDQLLRQRAAEVIGGNGAAPLQNADRIRQDSNLDPARQLLAQQLVSLQTQKEALQSQLQALKNTEMQLRQEYRSIPDKQLELARLQERFQLKQGLYSKMLATLVDAQAAEAETVSSLTIIKPAQVIALPQTGQSPVITILIGAAAGIAVGGGLIFLFGSMGGILQTMEDIRGVVEQQDVPLLGTIPLVLNIYAGQDGLPILVAPDSPYLESYERFRTNLRRASEKPVKVVLFTSTINQEGKSISAYNLGIASARAGKRTLIVEADLRSPSLAKSLKVASDPDASIEPLRYYGSWSECVLLVPEVENLYVVPSPGPLRQPSAVLESSEFRRLVEDMRGRFDLVIIDTPPLSHCNDALLLEPLTDGMVLVARPGFTGESMFAEAIEQLTESEDTQLLGVLINGADIPPPMPSVIKQVVVQPETIEEESEQELKVRG, from the coding sequence ATGAGTTCACCTATTGTTAAACGTTATCTAATCGCCTTCGATCAACACAAATGGAAGGGAGTAACTGCTTGTATCATGATTCTGGCAGGCTCTGCCTTTTTAGCACTACAGCCACCGCCACCAGATCAATACGAGGCATCAGGGGCTTTAACGTATACTCAACCACCAGTATTTTTTTCTAAGACGGGAACCGACATTCAACAACAAGCACAAACTATGAATGTCGATTTATTTGTTAACGAAGATGTAATTAAAAAAGCAGCAGAAAAAGCCAAAGTAAATGTCAGAAAAGTAGCTAAAGGAGTCACGGTTAAATTACCTAAACCAGCATTAAAAGGAGAACCACCTCCGCCTCCAATATTTACAATTTTATTTACTGATGAAAATGAAAGTAAGGCTGCACAAGTAGTCAATACTGTCATGGAGGGGATGATAGAACGGAGTCGGTTAGTCAATGTATCCAGGCTAACGTCAATTAAAGATGAAATAAAAAAACGATTGCCAGCCGCTGAAAAAGAACTGCGAATTACAGAGGTAGAGCTACAAAACTACACCAAGCGAGAAGGGCCTGTTTTATTAGCTGCCGAAAATGGTAGTTTGATTAAAGGAATTACTACAACCCAAGATCAACAACGGCAAGTTGATTTCCAGTTACAAGGAATCACTCAACAAATTATTAGTTTGCAACAAAGATTGGGATTGAATCCCGATCAAGCATATGCTTCTTCCGCTCTCAGCGCCGATCCGATTATTGCGAATCTGCGAATCCAGATTTACCAAACAGAATCCCAATTAGAGATTCTCAAAAAAGACCTGCGAGCGGAACATCCGAATGTAGTAGCTTTAGTTAAACAAAAACAAGCTTACGATCAATTGCTGCGCCAGCGAGCCGCTGAGGTAATCGGCGGAAATGGCGCAGCACCATTGCAAAATGCCGATCGAATTCGTCAAGATAGCAACCTCGACCCGGCGAGGCAACTTTTAGCACAACAACTAGTTAGCTTACAAACTCAAAAGGAGGCTCTCCAGTCTCAACTACAAGCTCTCAAAAACACCGAAATGCAGCTACGGCAGGAATATCGGTCGATTCCTGACAAACAGCTAGAGTTAGCCCGCTTACAAGAACGATTTCAACTTAAACAAGGTCTTTATAGCAAGATGCTGGCTACCTTGGTGGACGCCCAAGCAGCAGAAGCAGAAACCGTAAGCAGCTTAACCATTATTAAACCAGCACAAGTTATTGCTTTACCGCAAACCGGCCAAAGTCCGGTGATTACAATTTTGATCGGTGCAGCAGCAGGTATAGCTGTCGGTGGCGGTTTGATCTTCCTATTCGGTTCGATGGGTGGCATTTTGCAAACGATGGAAGATATCCGAGGTGTGGTGGAACAACAAGATGTGCCATTATTGGGTACTATCCCGTTAGTGTTAAATATTTATGCCGGACAAGACGGATTACCGATTTTAGTAGCACCTGATTCACCTTATTTGGAATCTTACGAACGCTTCCGCACTAATCTACGTCGTGCTAGCGAAAAACCCGTGAAGGTGGTTTTGTTTACCAGCACGATTAACCAAGAAGGCAAGAGTATCAGTGCTTATAATTTGGGTATAGCATCGGCTCGCGCTGGTAAGCGGACGCTAATCGTCGAGGCAGATTTGCGATCGCCATCCCTAGCAAAATCTCTGAAAGTAGCATCCGATCCCGATGCTTCGATCGAACCCCTACGCTACTACGGTAGCTGGAGCGAGTGCGTACTATTAGTGCCTGAAGTAGAAAATTTATACGTAGTACCCAGTCCTGGCCCGCTACGCCAACCCTCAGCCGTTCTAGAATCTAGCGAATTTCGCAGGTTAGTAGAGGATATGCGCGGTCGGTTCGATTTAGTGATTATCGATACGCCTCCTCTCAGCCATTGCAATGATGCCTTATTACTGGAACCTTTAACCGATGGTATGGTATTGGTCGCTCGTCCCGGTTTTACAGGTGAAAGTATGTTCGCAGAAGCGATCGAGCAATTAACCGAGTCTGAAGATACCCAATTGTTAGGCGTCCTGATCAACGGAGCGGACATCCCGCCACCCATGCCTAGCGTTATCAAACAAGTAGTAGTACAACCAGAAACGATCGAAGAGGAATCAGAGCAAGAACTAAAAGTTAGAGGATAA
- the accD gene encoding acetyl-CoA carboxylase, carboxyltransferase subunit beta, with the protein MSLFDWFANRKKSSPISPERQEREIADGLWTKCESCGVMAYTKDLQANQMVCRECDHHMRIYSNERIRQLIDQNTWESLDEVMRPGDPLQFRDRKSYRDRVREMQEKIGLADAVQTGLGQIEGNPVALGVMDFRFMGGSMGSVVGEKLTRLIERASDERLPAIIVCASGGARMQEGMLSLMQMAKISGALQRHKELKLLYIPILTHPTTGGVTASFAMLGDIILAEPKATIGFAGRRVIEQTLREKLPEDFQTSEYLLQHGFVDAIVPRTRLKQTLAQLIRLHQPQSLPHHRMALSEAIKLSVASPE; encoded by the coding sequence ATGTCTCTGTTTGATTGGTTTGCCAACAGAAAGAAATCTAGCCCCATCAGTCCGGAACGACAAGAGCGCGAGATCGCTGATGGGTTGTGGACGAAATGCGAATCTTGCGGAGTGATGGCTTATACCAAAGACCTGCAAGCTAACCAGATGGTTTGCCGGGAGTGCGACCATCATATGCGGATATACAGCAACGAACGCATTCGTCAGTTGATCGATCAAAATACTTGGGAATCTTTAGACGAAGTAATGCGACCGGGCGATCCGTTGCAGTTTCGCGATCGCAAATCATATCGCGATCGAGTACGAGAAATGCAGGAAAAAATCGGTCTTGCCGATGCCGTCCAAACTGGTTTGGGGCAAATTGAAGGAAATCCAGTAGCTCTTGGCGTAATGGATTTTCGCTTCATGGGGGGCAGTATGGGTTCCGTGGTGGGAGAAAAACTCACCCGTTTAATCGAAAGAGCTAGCGACGAACGTTTACCAGCGATTATCGTTTGTGCTTCCGGTGGAGCCAGAATGCAAGAAGGTATGCTCAGTCTGATGCAAATGGCGAAAATTTCCGGTGCTTTACAACGTCACAAAGAGTTGAAGCTACTATATATTCCCATTTTGACTCATCCCACTACTGGAGGTGTCACGGCCAGTTTTGCTATGTTGGGAGATATTATTCTGGCAGAACCAAAAGCTACCATCGGCTTTGCCGGACGAAGGGTAATCGAGCAAACTCTGCGAGAGAAACTACCAGAAGATTTTCAGACATCGGAATATCTTTTACAGCACGGCTTTGTAGATGCGATCGTGCCGAGGACTAGGCTTAAGCAAACTTTGGCTCAATTAATTCGCCTGCATCAGCCTCAATCATTGCCCCACCATCGAATGGCATTATCCGAGGCAATCAAATTAAGCGTGGCCAGTCCGGAATAA
- a CDS encoding translation initiation factor IF-2 N-terminal domain-containing protein, which yields MGFADLSIEEIAADYDTSVAEVLQLCNQLGIAYKNPQTRLALEDAKAIISEIMAQKKAKGTD from the coding sequence ATGGGTTTTGCAGATCTTTCAATTGAAGAAATTGCAGCCGATTACGACACTTCAGTGGCAGAAGTGTTACAGCTTTGCAATCAGTTGGGCATAGCCTATAAAAACCCTCAGACTCGTTTAGCCTTAGAGGATGCCAAAGCAATCATTTCCGAAATAATGGCTCAAAAAAAGGCTAAAGGCACTGATTGA
- a CDS encoding TSUP family transporter: MASTQLLILIAVFLATSIISVITGSTSLITVPVMLQMGIAPRTALATNMLALTLMSFGAALPFLKQRTVNLSRLPLLLGLTAIGSILGAGLVLVISSKAVPQIVSVAAIAVAIFSISNHQAGVLPPAASPSRTAQILGYAATFGLGIYGGFFSGGYVTLLTAAYVTLFKMTFVEAIATTKVVNIVSSLIATGIFSLSGIVDYQLGAILGITMFIGGTIGSQIALKLNNLWLRRIFLATVVILAIKTLMEGV, from the coding sequence TTGGCTTCTACTCAACTACTTATCCTGATTGCAGTTTTCTTGGCAACCAGCATCATCAGCGTGATTACAGGTAGTACTTCCTTAATCACCGTGCCTGTTATGTTGCAGATGGGTATTGCACCCCGAACGGCTTTAGCTACCAATATGCTGGCACTTACGTTGATGAGTTTTGGCGCTGCGTTACCGTTCTTGAAGCAACGGACAGTTAACCTGAGTCGCTTACCTCTTCTACTAGGGCTAACTGCGATCGGCTCTATTTTAGGAGCGGGATTGGTATTGGTAATATCATCAAAAGCCGTGCCGCAAATTGTTTCGGTTGCTGCGATCGCGGTTGCTATTTTCTCGATCTCTAACCATCAAGCGGGAGTGCTTCCGCCAGCAGCTAGCCCATCCCGAACAGCACAAATACTAGGTTACGCTGCAACCTTTGGGCTTGGCATCTATGGCGGATTTTTCAGTGGAGGATACGTCACTCTACTAACGGCTGCCTACGTGACGTTATTTAAAATGACATTTGTGGAAGCGATCGCAACCACAAAAGTAGTCAATATCGTTTCCTCACTAATTGCCACTGGCATTTTCAGCTTATCTGGTATCGTTGATTATCAACTAGGCGCGATCCTGGGCATTACCATGTTTATTGGTGGAACGATCGGTTCGCAAATTGCCCTTAAACTCAACAACCTCTGGTTACGTCGAATTTTTCTGGCTACTGTTGTTATCCTCGCCATTAAAACCTTAATGGAGGGGGTGTGA
- the leuB gene encoding 3-isopropylmalate dehydrogenase, with amino-acid sequence MTQQQYRITLLPGDGIGPEIMAVAVDVLKLIGQQLNLKFEFEEALVGGAAIDATGDPLPAATLETCRNSDAVLLAAIGGYKWDTLPSHQRPERGLLGLRAGLGLFANLRPAQILPQLIDASTLKREVVEGVDIMVVRELTGGIYFGQPKGIFATETGEKRGVNTMAYTESEIDRIGRVAFETARKRKGRLCSVDKANVLEVSQLWRSSISQLASEYPDVELSHLYVDNAAMQLVRAPKQFDTIVTGNLFGDILSDAAAMLTGSIGMLPSASLGASGPGVFEPVHGSAPDIAGQDKANPLAQVLSAAMMLRYGLNQPTAANAIEQAVLQVLDNGYRTGDIMSDGMKLVGCQGMKDALIHALENPQS; translated from the coding sequence ATGACACAGCAGCAATACCGCATTACACTTTTACCCGGCGATGGGATCGGCCCTGAAATTATGGCAGTGGCGGTAGATGTGCTGAAATTAATCGGTCAGCAATTGAATCTCAAGTTTGAGTTTGAAGAAGCATTGGTTGGAGGCGCTGCAATTGATGCGACAGGAGATCCCCTACCTGCTGCCACATTAGAAACTTGCCGCAACAGCGATGCTGTCTTACTAGCAGCGATAGGTGGTTATAAGTGGGATACTTTACCATCTCATCAGCGACCGGAACGAGGGTTGTTAGGACTGCGTGCTGGGCTGGGGTTGTTTGCTAACCTACGACCTGCTCAAATTTTGCCCCAATTAATTGATGCCTCTACTTTGAAGAGAGAAGTAGTGGAAGGCGTTGATATTATGGTGGTGCGAGAATTAACTGGGGGAATTTATTTCGGGCAACCCAAAGGAATTTTTGCGACGGAAACTGGCGAAAAGCGGGGTGTCAACACGATGGCTTACACTGAAAGCGAAATCGATCGCATTGGCAGAGTAGCATTTGAAACTGCTCGGAAAAGAAAAGGTCGATTGTGTTCGGTGGATAAGGCAAACGTGCTGGAGGTTTCTCAGTTGTGGCGCTCTAGCATTAGCCAGTTAGCATCAGAATATCCAGATGTAGAACTAAGCCATCTTTACGTAGACAATGCTGCTATGCAGCTAGTCCGCGCCCCCAAACAATTTGACACCATAGTAACCGGTAACCTTTTCGGTGACATTCTTTCCGATGCCGCCGCCATGCTCACTGGTAGTATTGGTATGTTGCCATCTGCTAGTTTAGGAGCATCTGGCCCTGGCGTGTTTGAACCAGTTCACGGTTCTGCCCCAGATATTGCAGGACAAGATAAAGCTAACCCCTTGGCACAGGTTCTCAGCGCGGCTATGATGTTACGCTATGGTTTGAATCAGCCAACAGCCGCAAATGCGATCGAGCAAGCAGTGCTGCAAGTATTAGATAACGGTTATCGTACCGGAGATATCATGTCTGATGGAATGAAACTCGTTGGTTGCCAAGGTATGAAGGATGCGCTGATTCATGCACTAGAAAACCCTCAGTCCTAA
- a CDS encoding GFA family protein, which yields MNDENFATYEGGCHCGAVRFQVSVDKHEATDCNCSICRKKGFLHLIVPPEKFTLLSGEDRLTTYKFNTGVAKHMFCSVCGIHAFYRPRSHPDHIDVNVRCLDDNVISKFEIVHFDGANWEDNIHLLRSEN from the coding sequence ATGAATGATGAAAACTTTGCTACATACGAAGGGGGATGTCACTGCGGTGCGGTACGCTTTCAAGTGAGTGTTGACAAGCACGAAGCAACTGATTGTAACTGCTCGATCTGTCGGAAAAAAGGTTTTTTACATCTGATCGTACCACCAGAGAAGTTTACTCTGTTAAGCGGCGAAGATCGGTTAACTACATACAAGTTTAATACTGGTGTTGCTAAACATATGTTTTGCAGTGTTTGTGGAATTCATGCTTTTTACCGACCGCGATCGCATCCCGACCATATTGACGTAAACGTGCGTTGTCTAGATGATAATGTAATCTCTAAGTTTGAGATCGTTCATTTTGACGGAGCAAATTGGGAAGATAACATTCATTTGTTGCGATCGGAAAATTAA
- a CDS encoding rhomboid family intramembrane serine protease → MVPLRDENPTQITPYVTYGLIAANVLVFLYELSLSPQELTSFFYRAAVVPRELSASFSGTPIPGGLPEWTTLFSSQFLHGGFLHLAGNMLFLWIFGNNVEEKLGHAKYLIFYLACGALAALTQWFFSANSLVPSLGASGAIAGVLGAYILRFPNARILTLFGYFVGYVPAYFFLGLWFVQQALYGVASLNAPANIGMEGGGVAYWAHAGGFVFGAILGPLLGLLSDRSEQQLF, encoded by the coding sequence GTGGTTCCTCTTCGCGATGAAAATCCAACTCAAATCACTCCTTATGTTACTTATGGGTTGATAGCGGCTAACGTATTGGTTTTTTTATACGAACTGAGTTTATCACCCCAAGAATTAACTAGTTTTTTTTATCGAGCAGCCGTAGTTCCGCGAGAACTAAGTGCTAGTTTTTCAGGCACGCCTATACCGGGCGGTCTGCCAGAGTGGACAACTTTATTTAGCTCCCAATTTTTGCATGGTGGCTTTCTGCATTTGGCAGGTAATATGTTGTTCTTATGGATTTTTGGCAATAATGTGGAAGAAAAGTTAGGTCACGCTAAATATTTAATTTTTTACTTGGCTTGCGGTGCTTTAGCAGCTTTAACTCAGTGGTTTTTTTCTGCTAATTCTTTAGTGCCTTCTCTGGGCGCTTCGGGTGCGATCGCAGGTGTGTTAGGAGCTTACATTCTCAGGTTCCCCAATGCCAGAATTCTCACCCTTTTTGGCTATTTCGTAGGTTATGTGCCTGCTTATTTCTTTCTCGGTTTGTGGTTCGTTCAGCAAGCTTTATACGGTGTTGCTAGCTTAAATGCTCCAGCTAATATCGGTATGGAAGGTGGTGGAGTAGCTTATTGGGCTCATGCGGGTGGCTTCGTTTTCGGTGCGATTTTAGGGCCGTTGTTAGGGTTACTTTCCGACCGTTCCGAGCAACAACTGTTTTAG
- the psbV gene encoding photosystem II cytochrome c-550, producing the protein MLKKYILLALATVLFTFQMVVGSAFALELDADTRTVKKNAAGDNVVLSLKQVQQGKRLFVDTCSQCHPAGITKTNPNVGLEPEALAGAIPPRDNIEGLVDYLKNPTTYDGEVEIAELHPSKKSADIFTEMRNLTDEDLEAIAGHILLQPKILGPRWGGGKIYF; encoded by the coding sequence ATGCTTAAAAAATACATTTTGCTTGCTTTGGCTACCGTATTATTCACCTTTCAGATGGTAGTTGGCAGTGCTTTTGCTCTGGAACTAGATGCTGACACCCGCACCGTCAAAAAGAACGCCGCAGGGGATAATGTTGTCCTGAGTTTAAAACAAGTCCAACAGGGCAAACGCCTCTTCGTGGATACTTGCTCTCAATGCCATCCTGCAGGCATTACTAAGACAAACCCTAACGTAGGACTAGAGCCTGAAGCCCTAGCTGGTGCGATTCCACCTCGCGATAACATCGAAGGATTAGTGGATTACCTGAAAAATCCCACCACCTACGATGGAGAAGTTGAGATTGCTGAATTACACCCCAGCAAGAAGAGTGCGGATATTTTCACAGAAATGAGAAATCTCACAGATGAAGACCTAGAGGCAATTGCCGGTCATATTCTGTTACAACCGAAGATTCTTGGCCCCAGATGGGGAGGCGGCAAAATCTATTTTTAA
- a CDS encoding c-type cytochrome, with product MKKLVSVVLLAVAVLTFAFGRPALAGDAAKGAKIFNANCAACHMGGNNVIMAAKTLKKEALDKYGMNSLEAITNQVTNGKNAMPSFRGRLNAEQIADVASYVLEQSEKGW from the coding sequence TTGAAGAAATTAGTATCAGTTGTACTGCTCGCAGTGGCAGTTTTAACATTTGCTTTCGGTCGTCCTGCTCTAGCAGGAGATGCAGCTAAAGGGGCCAAAATATTTAACGCCAATTGTGCTGCTTGCCACATGGGTGGTAATAACGTGATCATGGCCGCCAAAACCCTGAAGAAAGAAGCTCTCGATAAATACGGGATGAATTCTCTGGAAGCCATCACAAATCAAGTTACCAATGGCAAAAACGCCATGCCATCTTTTCGCGGTCGTTTGAATGCCGAACAAATTGCAGATGTAGCTAGCTACGTGTTAGAACAATCCGAAAAGGGTTGGTAA
- a CDS encoding prepilin peptidase produces MDIVDILLVLPSALFVLIVGACVGSFLNVVVYRLPAGLSVIFPSSRCPACLNKLKAYDNVPVFGWLWLRGRCRYCRSQISIRYPLVEAVTSILFLLVFCKFGWSGENIAYWQTLGYCAFLSWLLALSLIDIDTMTLPNALTQSGLVTGLVFKTGLGFLTAFSLAGSVNQLMSGVVGAVLGIWFFDLIIVVGSVAFGQAAMGGGDAKLAGMMGAWLGWKYLLLAGFLACTVGAFAGGSAIALGKLDRRQPMPFGPFLALGAGLTIFFGQDILATYLKLFFPLF; encoded by the coding sequence ATGGATATTGTAGATATTTTGCTTGTCTTGCCTAGCGCTCTTTTCGTACTAATCGTGGGAGCCTGTGTTGGTAGTTTCTTAAATGTGGTGGTTTACCGCTTGCCAGCTGGATTATCAGTGATTTTTCCTTCTTCTCGCTGCCCTGCGTGCCTCAACAAGTTGAAGGCTTACGATAATGTACCCGTATTTGGCTGGCTGTGGTTGCGGGGACGCTGTAGGTACTGCCGAAGCCAGATTTCTATCCGTTATCCTTTAGTAGAAGCAGTCACTAGCATCCTATTTTTGTTGGTGTTCTGTAAATTCGGTTGGTCGGGAGAAAACATAGCTTACTGGCAAACACTAGGATACTGTGCTTTTTTAAGCTGGTTATTGGCTCTCTCTTTGATTGATATCGATACGATGACTTTACCTAATGCCCTTACTCAGTCAGGATTGGTAACTGGGTTGGTGTTTAAAACCGGATTGGGTTTTTTAACGGCATTTAGTTTAGCAGGTTCGGTCAATCAGTTAATGTCAGGTGTTGTTGGTGCCGTACTTGGTATTTGGTTTTTCGATTTGATTATTGTGGTCGGATCGGTAGCGTTTGGGCAAGCGGCAATGGGTGGCGGAGATGCCAAATTAGCCGGGATGATGGGTGCCTGGTTGGGATGGAAATATTTGCTGCTAGCGGGTTTTTTGGCTTGTACTGTGGGGGCTTTTGCGGGTGGTAGCGCGATCGCGTTAGGAAAACTCGATCGCCGTCAGCCAATGCCTTTTGGCCCTTTTCTGGCTTTAGGTGCTGGCCTAACAATTTTTTTCGGTCAAGATATATTGGCTACTTACCTAAAACTATTTTTCCCACTTTTTTAG
- a CDS encoding cation:proton antiporter: MLESILLILLMGFFVGQIARRLKVPALVGMVLVGILLGPQVGNAIGPEVLKSADSLRTIAVMAILMKAGLGLDREKLAQQGTVALRLGFLPAACEAIAISFAAIWLLKFDLSTGLLLGCIIGAESPAVIVPGMLRLKSLGWGVKKGIPDAILTGSALSNVLLLLVFSLLLAFVSPGGATGITLPGGITLSAVQLLPVQIILQIGLGILLGWVTARMLMSLLAKQNWTQNAVQDSLLAAGFALLLVVIAKDIPIFSGYLAVMATGFFLIELDAPLARRLRSGFDSLWVIAEIFLFVLLGASIQLNVLEDSLLVGLLILAIGTLIGRSLGWYLSTLGSNWTGKERLFLLPGNSAKATVQAAIGAIPLAYGITGGETILAIAALSILVTAPLGAWAIPAFAPKLLERGEVDPTKVAIARPIILLATVDTSPLSTQVLTKTAEIARRSNAEVIVLHVIRVNDPHAVKQLRNRTKLLLADIRHRFITTSGSVPEEIVRTAREYGVAEIVMGKRGHRSLDEVLIGSVTQAVLETSQLPVILVEAPK; encoded by the coding sequence ATGCTAGAAAGTATCCTGTTGATTTTGCTGATGGGTTTTTTTGTGGGACAGATCGCCCGTCGGCTGAAAGTGCCAGCCTTAGTGGGCATGGTGCTGGTGGGAATTCTGCTGGGGCCACAAGTGGGCAACGCGATCGGCCCAGAGGTTTTGAAGTCGGCTGATTCTCTACGGACGATCGCGGTGATGGCGATTTTGATGAAAGCAGGGCTGGGACTCGATCGCGAAAAACTCGCTCAACAGGGAACCGTAGCATTGCGATTGGGATTCTTACCAGCTGCTTGCGAAGCGATCGCAATTTCCTTTGCTGCTATATGGCTGCTAAAGTTCGATCTTTCCACTGGATTGCTGCTGGGCTGCATCATAGGGGCGGAATCTCCCGCCGTGATCGTACCGGGAATGCTGCGGCTGAAAAGCTTGGGATGGGGGGTAAAAAAAGGGATTCCCGATGCTATTTTGACGGGCAGCGCCCTTTCCAACGTGCTGCTGTTGTTAGTGTTTAGTTTACTGCTGGCATTTGTATCCCCTGGCGGGGCGACCGGAATTACTCTCCCAGGTGGAATCACGTTAAGTGCAGTTCAATTGCTTCCCGTGCAAATAATATTGCAAATCGGCTTGGGAATATTGTTGGGATGGGTAACTGCCCGGATGCTGATGTCCCTCTTAGCAAAACAGAACTGGACTCAAAATGCAGTTCAAGATTCGCTTTTGGCGGCTGGATTTGCACTATTGTTGGTGGTTATAGCAAAAGATATCCCGATTTTTTCAGGCTATTTAGCTGTGATGGCTACCGGATTTTTCTTGATTGAATTGGATGCACCGCTGGCGCGACGGCTGCGGAGTGGCTTTGATAGCTTGTGGGTAATTGCCGAGATCTTTTTATTCGTGCTGTTGGGAGCGAGTATTCAACTTAATGTATTGGAAGATAGTTTACTGGTTGGTTTGTTAATATTGGCGATCGGTACTTTAATCGGGCGATCGCTGGGCTGGTATTTATCAACGTTAGGAAGTAACTGGACGGGGAAAGAGCGGTTATTTCTGCTGCCGGGAAATTCGGCTAAAGCAACGGTACAGGCGGCTATTGGGGCGATTCCTTTAGCTTATGGAATTACTGGTGGGGAAACTATTTTAGCGATCGCGGCTTTATCAATTTTGGTAACAGCCCCGTTAGGTGCTTGGGCAATTCCCGCTTTTGCCCCCAAACTGTTGGAGAGGGGCGAAGTCGATCCGACAAAAGTCGCGATCGCTCGTCCGATTATCCTTTTAGCAACTGTAGATACCTCTCCCTTATCAACCCAAGTATTAACGAAAACCGCAGAAATAGCTCGTCGCAGCAATGCAGAAGTAATAGTACTGCACGTCATCCGGGTAAACGATCCCCACGCAGTAAAACAATTGCGTAACCGAACAAAACTACTTTTAGCTGACATTCGCCATCGGTTTATCACCACATCTGGGTCAGTACCGGAAGAAATTGTTCGCACTGCCCGAGAATACGGTGTAGCAGAAATAGTAATGGGTAAACGAGGACATCGATCGCTAGATGAAGTGTTAATTGGGTCTGTTACCCAAGCTGTCTTAGAAACTAGCCAGTTGCCCGTGATATTAGTTGAAGCGCCAAAGTAG